Below is a window of bacterium DNA.
TGGATCCCGAAGCATGGAAATCGGTGCAGGATTTCGGAACTTTGCAAGTGATCCAACCCAAGGATCGGATTAGTCTGACAGGGCACGAACAAAACACCTCCATGCGTGTGGTGGATCTTTTTTGCCCGATTGGACGCGGTCAGAGAGGGTTGATCGTAGCGCCGCCCAAAGCAGGTAAGACAAGATTGCTTCAGGAATTGGCGCACGCCATTTCGATGAATAACGACGACATCACTATGATCGTTTTGCTGATCGATGAACGTCCTGAAGAAGTGACCGACATGCGCAGGTCTATACGCGGTGAGGTTTTTGCCAGCAGCAGCGACAGCGCGGGGGCGCAACATATTCGTCTTGCACAACTCGTACTCGAATACGCCAAGCGCAAAGTCGAAGCCGGTAAACATATTGTTCTTTTGCTGGATTCGCTTACACGCATGGGCCGCGCATTCAATGTGCAACAAAAAAGCAGCGGACGAACGCTGTCCGGCGGCGTTGACATACGCGCACTTGAGATTCCCAAACGTATTTTCGGAGCGGCGCGTAATATAGAGCACGGCGGATCACTGACGATTCTTGCAACGGCATTGATCGAAACCAACAGCCGTATGGATGAATTGATCTTTCAGGAATTCAAAGGGACCGGTAATATGGAGCTTGTGCTTTCGCGCGAGCTTTCGGACGAACGTATTTTTCCTGCGATTGATTTGAATAAATCAGGTACGCGTAATGAAGAGCTTTTGTTTGGCAACGATACGATGCGGCATCAAACCTTGCGGAGGTCACTCGCCCGCATACAACCGCGCGAAGCGATGAAGCAGGTTCTTGAACTTATTCAGCGATTTCCTGATAATGCGTTGTTATTGGATCAGGTGAAAGGATAATCATATGCGTCAGCGTCTGACACAATTGGGAATCATCGTCAGTGTTTTTGTTCTTTTTTTGTCGGGATTTGATGCCTTAGATCAGCAGCGGTACGCGATGGCGTCGCTGTATCTGTTATGCGTGGCGCTGTATATTGCCGTATGGCGGATCAGTCTTCACGTAGTGATGCAAAAACAAGTGTGGCTGACATGGGTTGGCACGTTTGTTATCCTCATAGCAGCGATGGATTATTTTTCTCAAGGAAAAAAATATCTGCCTTATGCTTATATTTTAGCCGCTATAATCAATACGATTCCGGTATTTTTCAAACGCCGTTCGGCCAAATCCTAATCCGCGCATCTGTTATCAAAAAGCTTCACCGATGCTGATATAGTATCCGGAAGTTTTTTTGCCGTAACCGAAATCCAAACGCAGATTCAGTTTTTCATTTTCGTCAAATGCAAAACGAATGCCGTAACCGTAAGAAGTTTTAAGATCGGTAATCCGGTAGTCACTTATACGGTGGGCTACATCGCCATAACTGCCAAAAATCACACCGCCGAAGCGCCAATATACGGGAAAACGATATTCTGTTTGTGTGACAAACATTCCGCGATCCCGGTACCGGCCGTAACGATAACCCCGCATCATCATTTGCCCGCCAAATAAAGCTAAATCAGTAAAGGGCGGTTTACCGGTCTCTTGAAAAAAATACATTTGAACGGCGGCGATATGATTTCGAAAGAAAGGATAATAGCGTCGTGCGTCAACAATGATCCGGTTGTAACTGTAATCACTGCCGAGCCATGGTTGAAACGGTACAAATGAAACGATAATATTGCCGCCGGAGGTAGGATATTGCGTATTATCTCTGGTGTCGTAGTTGGCCATAAAACCAAGTCCCGAGCGCAATCCGCGGCGTGAGCCTTCCGTTGAGGTGTTGGATAAAATCCCGGTATTCTCGCGTTCGATAATACGTGTGTGGTCAATTTCGTATTGTAAACCCGCGTAGAACTTAGGTTTCCACTGCTTTTGGAGAATAAGCGAAAACTTAAATGTGCGCGGCGTAAATTTTTCCAGCGACGAATCGGGTGTATCGGGGCCGACACCATAGAGTACATCCGGGTATTTGAGAAATGTAATTTCTGTAGTGCCGTGATATTTTTCGCGATCCCAATAATGATCGGCATACAATCCGGCGGTGAATTGTTTGTTTTGTGTATATATAACCGACGGTACTAGCGTTGTAGGTTTGGCATTTTCAGGAAACGGTTTACGAAAATAAATAGCCGCAATGGCGCCATAGCCTAACTTTGTTTCAGGTGTGTAAAACAGAGCGGGGATGACAAGAAAATTTTTTTTGATGCGGGTTTGTAACGAATCATTTTCTTGTGCGTTTAGGAACGGGGCCGATATAGAGATACAGCACACGAGCCGCAGAATACAAGAGCGCGTGAAGTTTGTGAAGATCATAGTTGCAATGTTTTAAAAACGAAAAAGGGGTAGTTTCTTGCGAAACGGCCCCTTTTTGCTGTGAACGCTCGAAGTTTCCTCCGACACCTCCACATAGACGGTTATTTATTTAATTTATTCAAAATAAAAATCCAGATTTGCGGGATATACGCGCCGATGATGATCAGCAGTAAGCCGATCATCGTCCATTTATTGACGATCGTACTGGAAACAAATTTATCCAATCCGACATTAACGATACTGATCCACCAGCCGATGACCATGCATGTTATCCCAACCGCTTGCGGGATGAGACGGCGAATAAATTTATCCATGTACGGCCTGCTTTAAATTAGAAAAAACGATGTTATCCTTCGTGTCGTTGTTTGTTGTCTGGCAGGACTCGCCTTCACAGCAGCGGATTTGAACATTGTGACAGCGGCGGCACCGGTAATGTCCATGCACAAACACAAAACCTTCCGCACTGCCGCAGAAAAAACACTGTGATGAAGAAACCATAGATATAATAAAATGAAATGGCGAGTACCGTATGAAGTAAATTAAACGGGCGATGGATATATTGCAAGGATAAAAAAGTAAAATAAAAACGGTTACACCGGGTGGACGTGTAACCGTTTGTAAACAAACATGAATTTGTAATTCAAAAAAACTACCGCATGATCTTACGCTTCTGATTTTACCGTTTCGGCTTTTCCATAATGACCGTTGGAGCCGGTAGCCAGTATGACGGGTTCGCTATGTTTACCCGTAACGCGTTTGAAAAACTGAGGAACTCTGTTTTTCCAATCATCAAACTTCAGATACACGATCGGTACAAAAATCAACGTGAGGAACATCGAACTCGTCAAACCGCCGATCAAAGCCCAGGCGAGACCTGTTTTCCATTCCGCACCGGCGCCGCTGGCTAAAGCAATAGGCAACATACCGATCACCATCGCCATCGTGGTCATCAGAATGGGGCGGAGTCGTGCGCTGCCGGCTTCCATCAAAGCATCATAGGTTTGCATCCCTTGCGCTTTCATGTCATTGGTACGATCGACAAGCAAGATGGCGTTTTTCGCAACCAGACCGATCATCATGATCATACCGAGTAATGAAAAGATTGAGAGTGACTTGATGGCTAAGGCAAGCGCAAGCAACGCGCCCACGCCGGCCACGGGGATTGAAAATAAAACCACAAACGGATACAGGTATGAATCGTACAGCGCCACCATGATAAGATAAACGAAAAGTACGCCGGCAAGAAAAGCCAATCCCATACTGCCGAAACCTTCCGATCGGTTTTCTTCATCGCCGAGATAAGTGAATGTAACATCCTTACCGAGTTTATCTTTTTCCAAAGCGATGGCTTTTTGGAAATCCTGCACCACATTACCGCTCGGACGTCCGAGCACCTGTCCCATCACGGTTATAGAACCGATACGATCCTGACGTTGCAATTTGGAAGGGCCGGCCGTTTGATAAATCGATGCAAATTGTTGGAGTTCGATTTGTTCGTTACGGCTATTGATAAAACTCAGATGGCGCACGTCGTTGAGGTTAGAACGATCAAATTCGTCGAGGCGAATGCGTATCGTATATTCGTTGGCGCCGTCGCGAAATTTGGAATCTTCATCGCCGGTCAACGCAATGCGTAGCGTTTGCCCGATATCGGCGATGGTCAGACCGAAAGCCGCCATTTTTTGACGATCCACTTCGATGCGCGTTTCGGGTTTGCCGTCTTCGGCTGAAAGTTTGACGTCGGTTGCGCCGGGTACCGCGGCCAAAATTTGCATCGCCCGGTCCGCGGCGTGTTTCATGTCGGCTTCATTGGTTGCGCTGACCACGATTTGTATCGGAGTTTGATTGGCCGTGCCAAAAATACCGATCGGATTTACGCGCACTTTAACTCCCGGAATTTCGGCGATGCGCGCTTTGATCAGTTCTCCGACTTCATCCGTTGATTTGGTACGCTCGGATTTGTCCACCAGCGTAACATTCAATTCGGAAATATTATTCGACGACATCGTAAGAAATCCGTCGCTGGATGCGCCGACATTGGTAAATACTTTACTCACTTCAGGCATCGCGGTAATGATCTTTTCGGCCTGTTGTGTCGCATGATTGGTTGACTCGATGGTCGCACCCGAAGGAAGTTCGAGGAAAACGGCGAATTCACCGCGATCGCCCTGGGTAACGAATTCATTACCGATAAATCCAAAGGGAACCAACGCACAGCTCGAGAAAAACAAAAGCACCGTTGCGGTGACTACGGTTTTGCGATGGGATAAAGCCCAACGCAACAAACGCAGATAATGATTTTTAAATGCTTCATAGAGGGCTTCAAACCATAATGCAAAACGACCTAAAAAAGTGCCGTTCGTCATTCTCTCCAGTTTGGAAAAACGCGAAGCGAGAAGCGGAGTCACTGTAAATGAAACAAACAAACTCATCATCGTGGAAACCGTAACTACGATGGCAAACTGGCGCATGATGTTTCCGATAAGGCCAGTGGTCATGGCCAGCGGCACAAATACGACCACATCCACGAGCGTGATGGATAACGCCGCGAAACCGATTTCGTTACGTCCGGTGATCGCTGCATCGCGCGGTTTTAAGCCTTTTTCCAAATAATGATAAATATTTTCAAGCACGACGATCGAGTCGTCCACCAGAATACCTACGACTAACGACAACGCGAGCAAGGTCATCAGGTTGAGAGTAAATCCCAGCAGGTACATGGCAAAAAATGTGGAAACAAGTGACGCCGGGATCGCGATCATCACGATGATCGAATTTCGAACGCTGTGCAAAAACAAAAACATGGTCAACGCAACCAGTACGATGGCCAGCATCAAATCAAATTTGACCGCATTTGCCGCATCCACGGTAAACTGGGAACCGTCTTGAGCGATCGTAATTTTTAATTTTATGTTTTCATAATCCTTTTCCATGCTTACGAGTTCCGCACGAACAAGTTCGCTTACGCGCACGGCATTGGCATCGGATTGTTTTTGAACCAAAATACCGATGGATTCGTTTCCGTTAATTCGGCTCAAGGTTGACATGTCTTTTTGACCATCATGCACTTCAGCGACATCGGATAACTTGATATCTCCGCCTTGTTTGGAGCGTCCGACGACAAGTAAGCTCAACGCTTCGACAGATTCAAATTTTCCCGCAACGCGAACGACAAACTGGGTGCCTTCTTGTTTGATATTGCCGGTCGGAAAATCAAGGTTAGAGGCTTTGATCGTTTGGGCTACGCGTGCCAGTGATAGGCCGTAAGATTTGATTTTTTGCGCATCCAGATTGATTTTGATTTCGCGCTCGTTACCGCCGACCAAAGTGACCTGTGCGACACCGGATTGCTTGGCGATGCGCGGTACGACGCGGTCTTTGAGAAATTGATAAAATTCACGCGGACCCATCGAACTGGTCGCACCCATACGCAATACCGGGAATTCGTCCAATGCAAATTTGGTAATGACCGGTGTTTTGACATCGCGGGGCATGGTCGCAAGGATACCGTTGACTTTGCGTTGCGCTTCCTGCAATGCAAGATCAATATTGGCAGATTGAGTCAAACGAACAAATACCAGCGAAAAACCTTCCTGGGAAGTCGAATTGATACGGGAGACATTATCCAAACCGGAGACGGCTTCTTCGATCGGTTTACTGACGGAGTTTTCCACTTCGGATGGAGAAGCGCCGGGATAAATCGTACTGATGGTGACTACCGGTGGTGCAAATTTTGGCAACAGTTCATAACTGAGCTGATTGTATCCGAAAATACCAAGCACCGTAAGCGCACCGAAGATCACGACGATCAGGGACGGACGCTTTATGGCTAATTCTGTTATACTCATTTTTTATTTTTCCTGCTTCGTTGGATAGCGTTACACACTAAAATGTTACTGGGCGACACGGATAGTGGATTGATCCTGGAGGTTGTTTTGTCCTTTGATCACCACGTTTTCGCCTTCTTTGAGACCGCTCAATACTTCGATTTTGTGACTGGATGCAACGCCTACCACAATATTACGCAGTACGGCTTTATCCCCTTCGACTACGAATACTTGCGGTTTTTTTAAGCTGCCGACCAAAGCTTCGCGTGCGATGACTACGGATGTACGTTCTACAAATGTTTTAAAGTCAACGCGGGCAAACATTCCGGCTTTGAGCGGATTTTTGGAATTATTGTTGAGGCTCAGTTCGACCGGATAGGTGTGCGCTTCATCCGCTTTGGCGCTGATGTTTTCTACACGGGCTTCAAATTCCATCCCGGGATAAACATCGGTGGAGACCACAGCTTTATCGCCGTTTTTGATTTTAAATACGTCGTGCTCGGCCAATTGGATTTTTACTTTCAGTTTCGAAACATCCACGACATTGGCAATCACGGTGCCGGGAACGACCATCGTTCCGAAATCAACCGAACGGGACGAAACGATGCCGCCGATCGGAGTCGTGATACGCGTATCATTGTACTGACGGCGTGCCACGATGTATTGCGCTTCGGCCGATTGGAAAGCCAGGCGCGAAGATTCGATCTGACTGGTCGAGATCGCGTTGTTTTTAAAAAGTTCTTCGTTGCGCTCGAGGTCTTTTTTTGTTTTTTGATAGTTTGCTTCGGCAAGCAGGTAATTGGCTTTTTTTAGTTCGTCATCCACCTGTGCGATGACCGATCCGGCGCCTAATTGATCGCCGACTTTGGCATTGACGCTCACCACACGACCTTGTGTTTCCGATACGATGGCCACGTCATTATTGGCCGTGATCGTACCGACGACGGATATCGCTTGATCGATTTTTTCCATGACCGCCGGTGCGACGGATACGGAAACCGATGTGATCGCGATCGAAGCATTCATTTTGGAAGCGCTGCGCACTTTGTTATTCCACAAACCGAGCGCAATAAAAGCTATGACCGCAAAAATCCCGAGTGTTATTTTTAGTTTACGCATGATATAAAACTCCATTTTATAGTTTTTTATTTAAAAATTATTCGTTTTGTCCGATGGCTTTTTGAAGACGCGCTTGAGCCAATTCAAAATCCACGATCGCATTGGTATAAGCCGTTTTGGCTTGAAGCACGGAAACTTCGGCATCTAATAAATCGGTGGTCAGAGCGACGCCTTTTTTAAATTTTTCGGAAGTAATACGATAGCTTTCTTCCGACTGCTCTACCGTCTGACGGGTAACGGAAATTTTTTCTTTGGCTTGTTGCATCGCCAGATAGCTTTGGGTCACTTCCAGGCTGATACCGTCTTTGATAAGGCCGAGCGCATCTTTGGTTTGTTCAACGACCGCTTTGGCTTGCTGCAC
It encodes the following:
- the rho gene encoding transcription termination factor Rho codes for the protein MSEVFSGILETDPKGFGFIRTLSLTLSPSPKDVFVPPGIITQNRLRPGVLVEGTGAPGDKGNTRVATITSVNGMDPEAWKSVQDFGTLQVIQPKDRISLTGHEQNTSMRVVDLFCPIGRGQRGLIVAPPKAGKTRLLQELAHAISMNNDDITMIVLLIDERPEEVTDMRRSIRGEVFASSSDSAGAQHIRLAQLVLEYAKRKVEAGKHIVLLLDSLTRMGRAFNVQQKSSGRTLSGGVDIRALEIPKRIFGAARNIEHGGSLTILATALIETNSRMDELIFQEFKGTGNMELVLSRELSDERIFPAIDLNKSGTRNEELLFGNDTMRHQTLRRSLARIQPREAMKQVLELIQRFPDNALLLDQVKG
- a CDS encoding BamA/TamA family outer membrane protein, which produces MIFTNFTRSCILRLVCCISISAPFLNAQENDSLQTRIKKNFLVIPALFYTPETKLGYGAIAAIYFRKPFPENAKPTTLVPSVIYTQNKQFTAGLYADHYWDREKYHGTTEITFLKYPDVLYGVGPDTPDSSLEKFTPRTFKFSLILQKQWKPKFYAGLQYEIDHTRIIERENTGILSNTSTEGSRRGLRSGLGFMANYDTRDNTQYPTSGGNIIVSFVPFQPWLGSDYSYNRIIVDARRYYPFFRNHIAAVQMYFFQETGKPPFTDLALFGGQMMMRGYRYGRYRDRGMFVTQTEYRFPVYWRFGGVIFGSYGDVAHRISDYRITDLKTSYGYGIRFAFDENEKLNLRLDFGYGKKTSGYYISIGEAF
- a CDS encoding efflux RND transporter permease subunit, whose product is MSITELAIKRPSLIVVIFGALTVLGIFGYNQLSYELLPKFAPPVVTISTIYPGASPSEVENSVSKPIEEAVSGLDNVSRINSTSQEGFSLVFVRLTQSANIDLALQEAQRKVNGILATMPRDVKTPVITKFALDEFPVLRMGATSSMGPREFYQFLKDRVVPRIAKQSGVAQVTLVGGNEREIKINLDAQKIKSYGLSLARVAQTIKASNLDFPTGNIKQEGTQFVVRVAGKFESVEALSLLVVGRSKQGGDIKLSDVAEVHDGQKDMSTLSRINGNESIGILVQKQSDANAVRVSELVRAELVSMEKDYENIKLKITIAQDGSQFTVDAANAVKFDLMLAIVLVALTMFLFLHSVRNSIIVMIAIPASLVSTFFAMYLLGFTLNLMTLLALSLVVGILVDDSIVVLENIYHYLEKGLKPRDAAITGRNEIGFAALSITLVDVVVFVPLAMTTGLIGNIMRQFAIVVTVSTMMSLFVSFTVTPLLASRFSKLERMTNGTFLGRFALWFEALYEAFKNHYLRLLRWALSHRKTVVTATVLLFFSSCALVPFGFIGNEFVTQGDRGEFAVFLELPSGATIESTNHATQQAEKIITAMPEVSKVFTNVGASSDGFLTMSSNNISELNVTLVDKSERTKSTDEVGELIKARIAEIPGVKVRVNPIGIFGTANQTPIQIVVSATNEADMKHAADRAMQILAAVPGATDVKLSAEDGKPETRIEVDRQKMAAFGLTIADIGQTLRIALTGDEDSKFRDGANEYTIRIRLDEFDRSNLNDVRHLSFINSRNEQIELQQFASIYQTAGPSKLQRQDRIGSITVMGQVLGRPSGNVVQDFQKAIALEKDKLGKDVTFTYLGDEENRSEGFGSMGLAFLAGVLFVYLIMVALYDSYLYPFVVLFSIPVAGVGALLALALAIKSLSIFSLLGMIMMIGLVAKNAILLVDRTNDMKAQGMQTYDALMEAGSARLRPILMTTMAMVIGMLPIALASGAGAEWKTGLAWALIGGLTSSMFLTLIFVPIVYLKFDDWKNRVPQFFKRVTGKHSEPVILATGSNGHYGKAETVKSEA
- a CDS encoding efflux RND transporter periplasmic adaptor subunit, with amino-acid sequence MRKLKITLGIFAVIAFIALGLWNNKVRSASKMNASIAITSVSVSVAPAVMEKIDQAISVVGTITANNDVAIVSETQGRVVSVNAKVGDQLGAGSVIAQVDDELKKANYLLAEANYQKTKKDLERNEELFKNNAISTSQIESSRLAFQSAEAQYIVARRQYNDTRITTPIGGIVSSRSVDFGTMVVPGTVIANVVDVSKLKVKIQLAEHDVFKIKNGDKAVVSTDVYPGMEFEARVENISAKADEAHTYPVELSLNNNSKNPLKAGMFARVDFKTFVERTSVVIAREALVGSLKKPQVFVVEGDKAVLRNIVVGVASSHKIEVLSGLKEGENVVIKGQNNLQDQSTIRVAQ